A segment of the Trifolium pratense cultivar HEN17-A07 linkage group LG7, ARS_RC_1.1, whole genome shotgun sequence genome:
ACATATTTACAATACTAATGTGGTGATTAGttgaatatttaattaagtaaCATCTATTTTCTTTATTGACCTCTTATTTCTTTGTGTTAATCCTAATTCACAGTAGATCAAATTAAGACTTTTGATTAGACTGTTTATTAAGTGTAAAGATCAATCTAAGAAGAGAAGAGTGATATCACGCTACACTAATGCAAAACTAATACGCAAGCTATTCTGTTTTCAGTAACTAAATTAAACGATGATTACACATTAAGTTGCCTATTTCCTCTAATAGAGTTAACTAATTTAAGTCATCAGAgtagttatttatattatttgtttgaGGAACTTCAAATAGTTTaaatattaagtaaaaaaaaaaatacagtataTACTTTTatcctcattttttttattttttttaaaatcaaacccTTCCAAACTTACTAATTAAAATGGGAAAAAACACTGATTCTTAATTCAGATTCTCCCGAACGATGAATTCATCAACTACTTGAGTCCAAAGTTTTGGTTGTAAATTTCAATATTAAAGTATAATGTTTAGGAAGATTGAGACGACTGATTGAAAAATGACCCCTAATATCATATAAGGATGGCTTTTTGGAAATTTAAGTGATAATAATAAAACCATAACTCCCAAAGCTCGAGTTTCATTTATAAGCCACTCAAGAAAACATGCAAAACACCAAAATCATATGGAGGGGAGGCATGGCCAACAAATAATGGTCAAGTATCCAAAGCTCATAGTATTTTACTAAGTGCACTACATTATCAATCCAACTTATTTTTGGGGTACAATTATCAAATATCAATCCAACTTTTGAGAGCATAATCTGAATAGCACTCTGTAGTTATCACATCATGAACCCTCTTCTTCTGAAAGTTAAAAAAGACAAGACAAATGAGAAAATTGACAAACTACTACACACGTAcgcaaaaaagataaaaatgaaaGTAATTCAAAGACAGAAAATTTATATGTTAATGATATTTTAGCCTAAAGATACCCGTATGCAAAATTCACACGGAGCACAACCAAAATTCATTAGACATATTAATTGATAAGGAGAAAGTAAATCTAAACCAGCCATAGAGGAAATGGCCttgtaaaaaattatcaaataaaagttgctaaatattccaattttacatTCATTAAAACATCACCTAGCTGATTCAATATGGAATTTCTAAAGAACAGGGTCAAAAAGACAACTTATCCAACATTGTGCAATACAATTTCAGTTTAATGACTTTAGACACTAAAATCCTGGTGGATTTAGTAGGTTTTTATGAATCTAGACtagaaaagaaacaacaaagtTACAGGTGATCTAGCTTTTCAAAAGTTCCTTTCAGCCTTTGGACTCAATTTGACCCGCCAATGGCTCAGTCAAGATACTCTCACAAAGTAGATAGTACATAAAAGATTGCTTCGATCTTCAGAACATTTATCACACATCATCATTGCAATCTGATTAAACAAAAGAGATCAGCATATACCTTTATTATCAATTAATCCTATAAATTGAATCAGTTATGGATTTCAAGATATGATATTAGCAGCTAAGTCACACAAAATAGATgaatataatatttcaaataatcaaacataacaaacacaggaaataaaatgaattcAAGCGAAACTCTAACTAGAATGTAATGTATTCGTATTCGTTGACGTTATACAGTATGTTTTAGAATAAGAAGAAATATAGTTAGGACTTTGAATATGATAAAAAGACCCACTATCATATATTCAAAGTCCCGACAATTGTACTCAAGATGCATAAAAATTTGAacattatgattgataaaaacaaagaaataattATTTCCTAAAACAAAGTAAACCGAGAATCCAGCTTAATGATATTCACTAATCCATGAGCAGACACAATTGCTCTAAATGTATAAAATAATTAGTGATAGATATCTAGCATATTTTCTTAATCcgattttctttttgtttaaaGCCCAACATCATAAGAGGTCCATGTCATCCCAACCTTGCTTCTTGATCTTCAAATAGTCTCTTCTTTGCCTACAAACAAAAGGAGCATGTAGCTTCACTAAAAGATTGAGTTGCTTGAGAGTAGGGAAAGCAGAAGACTCAATGAAAAACTTAATCTATCAATCTTTGCTACAAGATTAATAGTTATAGAAAGATACATTATACATATTAGGTATATCAACCACTTTTTTTCCCAATAATATgtgtatttttatttctattttgaaTGCATTGCATATCAACAGCAAAAAGACTCCATTAAGTTTAacccaaaaattcaaaaaagagACACCAACTTaccagaaaaataaattgaagaaagaaCACAAGGAATCCTACAGATGTTTAGCTACCTAATTCAAAAGTAAAACCCATACGTCAGGCATTAAAAATGATCACCAGTGACCCATAGAGTGGGACTACAATAACATAATACTACTCTAAGTCCGAAAAAGCTGTAAAATATCTTCTGAAAGAAAACCCTCTTTTCTTCAAACAACTCTCACTAAACTCCCAAGTCCCAACCAGCAAACAAGGGATGAAGAAAAGGCAGATGTTTACATGCCATTTGCaagatattaaattaaatataattacgataataatataatttttttggtgttaaccctctggttctAGGATAGAGGGGGGGGGCAATAATCTAGAGTTTGGCCAAGAGGTAAGTAAAACCTAGCCAAAATTGTTCCTTCCAATAATCCAATCGAACTCAGGATCTCGCAAACAATCCGCCTTATGGGGAACTCATaaaccacttgagcccaatcaTTCCatttttacaataataatattgacTTTCAACTAATAAAATgctaaattatattatataatgtttGCAGACAAACCttcaaaaaacaataataatgcAACTAAACAAAACTCTTTGAAATGCtgaaaatttgaaacttttgaGTAACAAATGATAATTGAGTATCAGAGAGACAGAGACAATACCTTCTGGGAGCCAAGCATAGCTGCGTTGAGAAACTACTAACTTTGATGTCATCAACGCCGAAGCAGTTACCGTATGGAACGGTAACATAGATTCCAAACAGAAGCTCAATTCAACAGGTGACCTTCATACACAAACAATTCCACACAAAATATGATCAAATTCACTCATTTCCAGTTAAATAAATTAACCAAATTGCAATTGAACTAACACTAAATTCAGCACTAATAATCATGTTAAAAACTACTATTGATTCGTAAAAATGATATAGAAGGAGTAATTTCAGttttctttgaaaaattgtaGTGAATTACCTGAATGTGGATTGCGATATTGGCTTATTGGAGGCGATTCGGAAAGGAGAACGAGCTGCTTTAGCTTCTGCACCGATACGGAACGCGGTGCGGCAGGCGGAGGATGATCGGAATATCGATCTCGCGGCGTTTCCGGCGACGGATGCCATTTCGTTATCGGAAACGTTTCTAGGGTTTGTGTAGTTTCTGCACACTCAACGGTTCGGGATTCTACCAAACTAAAACCCAGCTTGAGATGATGGGCTAGAATGTAAAAAACGGGCATAATATAGTTGGGGCTTAAGCCC
Coding sequences within it:
- the LOC123899657 gene encoding protein NUCLEAR FUSION DEFECTIVE 6, mitochondrial-like isoform X2; protein product: MASVAGNAARSIFRSSSACRTAFRIGAEAKAARSPFRIASNKPISQSTFRSPVELSFCLESMLPFHTVTASALMTSKLVVSQRSYAWLPEDCNDDV
- the LOC123899657 gene encoding protein NUCLEAR FUSION DEFECTIVE 6, mitochondrial-like isoform X4, which gives rise to MASVAGNAARSIFRSSSACRTAFRIGAEAKAARSPFRIASNKPISQSTFRSPVELSFCLESMLPFHTVTASALMTSKLVVSQRSYAWLPEGS
- the LOC123899657 gene encoding protein NUCLEAR FUSION DEFECTIVE 6, mitochondrial-like isoform X1 — translated: MASVAGNAARSIFRSSSACRTAFRIGAEAKAARSPFRIASNKPISQSTFRSPVELSFCLESMLPFHTVTASALMTSKLVVSQRSYAWLPEGKEETI
- the LOC123899657 gene encoding protein NUCLEAR FUSION DEFECTIVE 6, mitochondrial-like isoform X3, yielding MASVAGNAARSIFRSSSACRTAFRIGAEAKAARSPFRIASNKPISQSTFRSPVELSFCLESMLPFHTVTASALMTSKLVVSQRSYAWLPEEEEGS